A DNA window from Nymphalis io chromosome 28, ilAglIoxx1.1, whole genome shotgun sequence contains the following coding sequences:
- the LOC126779099 gene encoding all trans-polyprenyl-diphosphate synthase PDSS2-like: MAFSYTVSRVFRRASTFHFQKRLESTVASLTKDEMMLLLRPPFSNWSNIIREAEKVVGYPTSFMNLRCLLSDEFANLALYLRKLIGSNKLVMQTAKNVLYGDCKNLQPWGLVILLLSKSVKTSSTSKAIEQKQRELAELTEMIRTGHLIHRGIVNVPFAKRSKGTESAIFGNKIAILLGDYLLVTANAMLAGLRDADVLYIVSIALKELSESEFIGDRDEQNMPLPGKPKIANDDFSLTFDTTSMEANNVLGKPRKEWTARTMFSGVSLLGRGCQSAMVIGKQSRENQNYAYHFGCHAGLAWQAAAELQEFSSDGKKQFCLASAPVLFALENNPELYKIIDQAKNDVNDVDYEDLKFNILKTDALDKTKMLYEDHTKKAIALIDNIGDNESVDMIKKLINTF; encoded by the exons atggCTTTCTCCTACACGGTTTCCCGCGTCTTTAGACGCGCTTCGACGTTCCATTTTCAAAAACGGCTAGAATCAACGGTCGCTAGTCTCACGAAGGACGAGATGATGTTGCTGTTGCGCCCTCCTTTTTCAAATTGGAGTAATATTATACGTGAAGCAGAGAAAGTGGTCGGTTATCCGACATCGTTTATGAATCTGCGATGTCTGTTAAGTGATGAATTCGCTAACTTGGCTCTTTATCTTCGGAAATTg ATTGGCAGCAACAAGCTGGTGATGCAGACAGCGAAGAACGTGCTGTACGGGGACTGCAAGAATCTCCAGCCGTGGGGCCTCGTCATTCTCCTGCTATCGAAGTCCGTCAAAACATCGAGCACTTCGAAAGCGATAGAACAAAAACAGAGGGAGCTAGCAGAGCTGACGGAAATGATCCGGACAGGACATCTAATCCACCGAGGGATAGTCAACGTACCTTTCGCAAAGCGATCGAAAGGTACCGAATCGGCgatatttggaaataaaatagcTATTTTGCTTGGAGATTACCTGCTAGTGACTGCAAACGCCATGCTCGCTGGATTGAGAGACGCTGATGTTCTATATATAGTATCAATCGCTCTCAAAGAATTATCTGAGAGCGAATTTATTGGGGATAGAGACGAACAAAACATGCCTCTACCTGGAAAACCTAAAATAGCCAATGACGATTTCAGTTTAACATTTGATACAACATCGATGGAAGCCAATAATGTCCTGGGTAAGCCAAGGAAAGAATGGACTGCAAGGACTATGTTCAGCGGAGTAAGCCTACTAGGCAGGGGATGCCAATCAGCAATGGTCATCGGCAAACAGAGTCGTGAAAATCAAAACTATGCCTACCATTTCGGCTGTCATGCTGGCTTGGCATGGCAAGCCGCTGCAGAATTACAAGAGTTCTCATCGGACGGTAAAAAACAGTTTTGCTTGGCAAGTGCTCCCGTGTTATTTGCACTGGAAAATAATCCggaactttataaaataatagatcaAGCGAAAAACGACGTTAACGACGTCGATTACGAAGATTTAAAGTTCAATATTCTAAAGACGGACGCTCTTGATAAAACAAAGATGCTTTATGAAGATCATACAAAGAAAGCTATAGCATTGATTGATAATATAGGGGATAACGAATCTGTTGATATGATAAAGAAATTGATAAACACATTTTAA